One Gordonia sp. SID5947 genomic region harbors:
- a CDS encoding FAD:protein FMN transferase, producing the protein MTAVRSQTHEWCFDALGTRWEISTPTPLTDDAAHRVADELDRIDRVWSRFRDDSTVAEIARHGGRHLIASADQPLVDWYRRLYDLTGGAVSPMVGQVLADAGYDAEYSLVPQPVVGSAPRWDDVLSAHTGALEVRRPVLLDVGAAGKGFAVDRVAAIVGEEVDSYVVDGGGDMRIRWPDGPMRVALEHPLDAEKAIGVVELGDGAICASAANRRAWADWHHIVDPRSASPAREVLATWVMASDAMLADGLATALFFTSASTLRSGFDLDDVGFHHVTVRRNGTVEHTDVPGLELFL; encoded by the coding sequence GTGACCGCTGTGCGATCGCAGACCCATGAGTGGTGTTTCGATGCCCTCGGTACGCGCTGGGAGATCTCGACGCCCACTCCTCTCACCGATGATGCGGCGCATCGAGTGGCCGACGAACTCGATCGGATCGATCGCGTCTGGTCCCGGTTCCGGGACGACTCCACAGTCGCCGAGATCGCCCGACATGGGGGCCGTCATCTCATCGCCTCGGCGGATCAACCTCTCGTCGACTGGTATCGAAGGCTGTATGACCTGACGGGCGGAGCGGTGTCGCCGATGGTGGGTCAGGTCCTCGCCGACGCCGGTTACGACGCCGAGTACAGCCTGGTGCCGCAGCCCGTGGTCGGATCCGCGCCTCGGTGGGACGATGTTCTCTCCGCTCACACCGGCGCACTCGAGGTCCGTCGCCCGGTGCTCCTCGACGTCGGGGCCGCCGGGAAGGGGTTCGCCGTCGACCGCGTCGCTGCGATCGTCGGCGAGGAGGTCGACAGCTATGTGGTGGACGGCGGCGGTGACATGCGGATCCGATGGCCCGATGGTCCGATGCGGGTTGCACTCGAGCACCCGCTCGACGCCGAGAAGGCCATCGGGGTGGTGGAACTCGGCGACGGAGCGATCTGCGCTTCGGCCGCCAACCGACGCGCGTGGGCGGACTGGCACCACATCGTCGACCCACGTTCGGCGTCCCCTGCCCGGGAGGTGCTTGCCACCTGGGTGATGGCCTCCGACGCGATGCTCGCGGACGGGCTGGCCACCGCGCTGTTCTTCACTTCGGCGTCGACCCTGCGATCCGGCTTCGATCTCGACGACGTGGGATTCCATCACGTGACCGTCCGACGAAACGGGACCGTCGAGCACACCGACGTCCCGGGGCTGGAATTGTTCCTATGA
- a CDS encoding FMN-binding protein — MTRKDALPRAAGVAAALATVGLVTGACGADDPSDTAVTSSMASGGATDTASAASGTYKDGEYSATGHYVSPGGPQQVGVTVTLSNSMITALSLDTSQTKGTSKEFQGKFASGIDALVVGKNIDDLDVDKVSGSSLTSTGFNDAIDQIKTEAQV; from the coding sequence ATGACCCGTAAAGACGCCCTGCCCCGTGCCGCCGGGGTGGCCGCAGCGCTGGCCACCGTCGGACTCGTGACCGGTGCATGCGGAGCCGACGACCCTTCGGACACCGCCGTGACGAGTTCGATGGCTTCCGGCGGTGCGACCGACACCGCCTCGGCGGCAAGCGGGACCTACAAGGACGGGGAGTACTCGGCGACCGGGCACTACGTGTCACCGGGCGGACCGCAGCAGGTCGGTGTCACCGTCACACTGTCGAACTCGATGATCACGGCACTGAGCCTGGACACGAGCCAGACCAAGGGAACATCCAAGGAATTCCAGGGCAAGTTCGCGAGCGGCATCGACGCTTTGGTGGTCGGCAAGAACATCGACGACCTCGACGTCGACAAGGTCTCCGGATCGTCGTTGACGTCGACGGGCTTCAACGATGCGATCGACCAGATCAAGACCGAGGCACAGGTCTGA